The following are encoded in a window of Paenibacillus polymyxa genomic DNA:
- the nagB gene encoding glucosamine-6-phosphate deaminase, which translates to MNIRILNSREDLNATAAAVIASLLLSKPQAMLGLATGSTPIGIYQHLADMYRKEQVSFARAYSVNLDEYVGLPPEHPQSYRSFMNEHLFQHIDIPISHTRVPDGNALDLAAECAAHEQAILDHGPVDLQLLGIGHNGHIGFNEPGHSLAGATHVVDLKESTRSANARFFGEIDAVPRQAVTMGVGTILKAKQIILVAFGADKADIIKQALTGPVTTECPASLLQCHPNVLILLDQKAGGWFN; encoded by the coding sequence ATGAACATACGCATTTTGAACAGCCGTGAAGACCTGAACGCTACTGCCGCCGCTGTGATCGCTAGCTTGCTGCTATCCAAACCACAGGCCATGCTTGGCCTGGCCACCGGTAGTACGCCGATTGGCATTTACCAACATCTTGCAGATATGTACCGCAAGGAACAGGTCAGTTTTGCACGCGCCTATTCCGTGAATCTTGATGAATATGTTGGTCTTCCCCCAGAACATCCGCAGAGCTATCGAAGCTTTATGAATGAGCACTTGTTCCAGCATATCGACATTCCCATATCCCATACACGTGTTCCTGACGGGAATGCACTAGATCTGGCAGCAGAATGTGCAGCGCACGAGCAGGCTATTCTGGATCATGGCCCTGTGGATTTGCAGTTGCTTGGCATTGGTCATAATGGGCATATCGGCTTTAACGAACCCGGTCACAGCTTGGCTGGAGCCACACATGTTGTAGATTTGAAAGAAAGTACGCGCTCGGCGAATGCTCGATTTTTTGGCGAAATAGATGCTGTACCCAGGCAAGCAGTTACGATGGGAGTAGGCACGATTCTTAAGGCGAAGCAAATTATACTGGTGGCTTTTGGTGCGGATAAGGCCGACATTATAAAGCAGGCTTTAACTGGACCTGTCACGACTGAGTGTCCGGCTTCTTTGCTGCAATGTCACCCCAACGTACTTATTTTACTGGATCAGAAAGCGGGAGGATGGTTCAATTGA
- the nagA gene encoding N-acetylglucosamine-6-phosphate deacetylase has protein sequence MKSDEMSGNIPQLLYGQVVVGNDIIEKGVVVIEGQSIVYAGSEGNLPADWTSVVLANQEESAARAVEIVRLEGGYLLPGFIDIHVHGGNGEDFMDSSPKVLDTITSFHGSQGTTAMLATTMTAPKEQIDRVLSEVHAYMALPMPYAQLEGVHLEGPFISPNWPGAQNPEHIVPPNLSWVAEWEQRYPGLVRQLTLAPEREGALELIAWLCSHGITAALGHTDATYEEVEQAATAGLNHAVHAFNAMTPLHHRKPGAAGAVLADPRIEAEIIADGIHVHPAAISLLARLKQDHNLILITDAMSAAGLEDGKYTLGDLPVIVQGGVARLEDGVTLAGSTLTMIEGFRYLVQHVGMSIPAASQMASLNPARSLHIADRTGSLEAGKQADILLLDGDLKLQGVWIKGLRK, from the coding sequence TTGAAGTCAGATGAAATGAGTGGTAACATACCCCAGCTACTGTATGGGCAAGTTGTCGTTGGAAATGACATCATTGAAAAAGGGGTTGTCGTCATTGAGGGGCAGTCCATTGTTTATGCTGGTTCCGAGGGAAATTTGCCCGCCGATTGGACATCGGTAGTCTTGGCAAATCAGGAAGAAAGTGCAGCGAGAGCGGTAGAAATTGTACGTCTGGAAGGAGGCTATCTGCTACCAGGCTTTATTGATATTCATGTTCACGGCGGTAACGGTGAGGACTTTATGGACTCCAGTCCAAAGGTGCTGGATACGATCACCTCCTTTCACGGTTCACAAGGAACGACGGCCATGCTGGCTACCACCATGACCGCGCCCAAGGAACAGATTGACCGAGTATTGAGTGAAGTTCACGCTTATATGGCACTACCTATGCCCTATGCTCAGTTGGAGGGCGTACATCTAGAAGGGCCGTTCATAAGTCCGAACTGGCCGGGAGCGCAAAACCCGGAACATATCGTGCCACCGAATCTCTCATGGGTGGCAGAATGGGAGCAACGCTATCCAGGCCTTGTTCGCCAGCTCACGCTTGCGCCCGAACGGGAAGGAGCGCTGGAACTGATTGCATGGCTTTGCAGCCATGGCATTACCGCGGCTCTCGGTCATACAGATGCTACGTATGAAGAGGTTGAACAGGCAGCGACGGCGGGGCTGAACCATGCGGTGCATGCGTTTAATGCTATGACTCCGCTGCATCATCGCAAGCCGGGAGCCGCCGGAGCCGTACTTGCTGATCCGCGCATTGAAGCAGAAATCATCGCGGACGGCATTCATGTGCATCCCGCCGCCATTTCCCTGCTCGCTAGGTTAAAGCAGGATCATAATCTCATTCTCATCACAGATGCCATGTCTGCTGCTGGTCTGGAAGACGGGAAATATACGCTCGGCGATTTGCCGGTGATCGTGCAGGGCGGTGTAGCACGACTGGAGGATGGGGTCACTTTGGCAGGAAGCACACTAACGATGATTGAAGGCTTCCGCTATTTGGTTCAACATGTGGGTATGAGTATTCCCGCGGCATCACAAATGGCCAGCCTGAATCCGGCTCGATCCTTGCACATTGCTGATCGTACAGGTTCGCTTGAAGCAGGTAAACAAGCAGATATCCTGTTACTGGATGGAGACTTGAAGCTGCAAGGCGTATGGATTAAAGGATTGCGCAAATAA
- a CDS encoding NTTRR-F1 domain translates to MSVLFTNLVSNGDFEIGSTLFWSSVNVTVTNLSVKKTNFYSAILTGGAVDASLSQVVFAAPGESYTLSLSAAKIGSLSSPQVNIFLYYYDATFGFLGTGLTTYLSAGTLPDAVNGTWQSLYEVTAPVPANAAYAFLVISKNALANTADVAIDAVALVKASAAGAVGPAGPAGPTGATGASGATGATGPAGATGATGDTGVTGPVGPTGATGDTGVTGPVGPTGATGDTGVTGPVGPTGATGDTGATGPVGPTGATGDTGVTGPVGPTGATGDTGVTGPVGPTGATGDTGATGPVGPTGATGDTGVTGPVGPTGATGDTGVTGPVGPTGATGDTGATGPIGPTGDTGPTGPTGPTGPFGLGFTGPVGPTGATGDTGPAGPIGPIGPIGDTGATGPVGPTGDTGPTGPTGPTGPFGFTGPIGPTGDTGPQGPIGPTGPTGPTGPTGPTGL, encoded by the coding sequence ATGAGTGTATTGTTTACCAATCTAGTTTCTAACGGCGACTTCGAGATCGGATCCACCCTTTTTTGGAGCTCTGTCAATGTGACTGTCACTAACTTATCTGTAAAAAAGACAAACTTTTATAGTGCGATCCTGACAGGAGGCGCAGTAGATGCATCTCTTTCCCAGGTCGTTTTTGCTGCACCAGGCGAAAGTTATACGTTAAGCCTTTCAGCTGCAAAAATAGGAAGTCTGTCCAGTCCTCAAGTTAACATTTTTCTGTATTACTATGACGCAACCTTTGGCTTCCTTGGCACGGGGCTAACTACCTATTTGAGTGCAGGTACATTGCCAGACGCTGTGAATGGGACATGGCAAAGCCTATACGAAGTAACAGCTCCTGTACCAGCCAACGCAGCCTATGCCTTTTTGGTTATTAGTAAAAACGCCTTGGCTAACACCGCTGATGTAGCTATTGATGCCGTTGCTCTTGTTAAAGCAAGTGCAGCTGGAGCTGTGGGTCCAGCCGGACCTGCCGGCCCAACTGGTGCTACAGGCGCTAGTGGCGCTACAGGTGCTACGGGGCCTGCGGGTGCCACAGGCGCTACGGGCGACACTGGCGTTACCGGACCTGTCGGGCCTACGGGTGCCACGGGCGACACTGGTGTTACCGGACCTGTCGGACCTACGGGTGCCACGGGGGACACAGGTGTTACTGGACCTGTCGGACCTACGGGTGCCACGGGGGACACTGGTGCTACTGGACCTGTCGGGCCTACGGGTGCCACGGGCGACACTGGTGTTACTGGACCTGTCGGACCTACGGGTGCCACGGGCGACACAGGTGTTACTGGACCTGTCGGACCTACGGGTGCCACGGGGGACACTGGCGCTACCGGACCTGTCGGGCCTACTGGCGCTACGGGCGACACTGGCGTTACCGGACCTGTCGGGCCTACGGGTGCCACGGGCGACACTGGTGTTACTGGACCTGTCGGGCCTACGGGTGCTACGGGCGACACTGGCGCTACCGGACCTATCGGGCCTACTGGCGATACCGGGCCTACGGGGCCGACTGGACCGACCGGACCATTTGGCCTTGGATTTACCGGACCTGTCGGACCTACAGGCGCCACGGGTGATACAGGACCTGCTGGACCTATCGGGCCTATCGGGCCTATCGGCGACACAGGCGCTACTGGACCTGTCGGACCTACGGGCGACACGGGCCCTACAGGGCCGACTGGACCTACCGGACCGTTTGGATTTACTGGCCCGATTGGACCAACAGGAGACACTGGTCCACAAGGACCGATTGGACCTACCGGACCTACGGGGCCGACTGGACCTACGGGGCCTACCGGACTCTAA
- a CDS encoding DUF4340 domain-containing protein, whose protein sequence is MRKWIPTVLLLVVLGAGIIYAKSQNFFREQAPAARQLVQLTQGDITSFAITGKDGKSVELEQHDGQWSMSKPRTYPLNQYTIDNWLAAIQNVKLGEVVESSPKDVAKYGISATNDQIEIKTKKGDVRTFAFGETLPSGEAVYVLSDKKEIASVPIDTLSGLLLGADDFIDTTPFDWDDTKLSGIEWEGQNASWMLKSSGNSGTGDSASTSWTLNGKSVASDTATSLSQQIKNLASSQALRKASELNKPVHRFTLSISLGKDDSQLVYQGWTLNDDPDTVWIVPPQSNWAYGLSVSDVNRAEQNGHDQAQTGK, encoded by the coding sequence ATGAGAAAATGGATACCCACAGTGCTACTGTTAGTTGTATTGGGAGCGGGTATAATCTATGCAAAGAGCCAAAACTTCTTTCGTGAACAAGCGCCGGCGGCTCGCCAGCTGGTTCAGCTTACGCAAGGGGATATTACGTCTTTCGCGATCACTGGAAAGGACGGCAAGTCGGTGGAACTTGAACAACATGATGGTCAATGGAGTATGAGCAAGCCACGGACTTACCCATTAAACCAATATACAATAGACAATTGGCTAGCGGCGATTCAAAATGTAAAGTTGGGTGAAGTGGTCGAATCTTCTCCTAAAGATGTAGCCAAATATGGGATCAGCGCTACCAATGATCAGATTGAGATTAAGACCAAGAAGGGTGACGTTCGTACCTTTGCCTTCGGTGAAACGTTGCCTTCCGGAGAGGCTGTTTATGTATTATCAGACAAAAAAGAGATAGCTTCTGTACCTATCGATACACTTTCAGGGTTGTTGCTGGGTGCTGATGATTTTATAGATACAACGCCGTTCGATTGGGACGATACCAAGCTGAGCGGAATAGAGTGGGAAGGCCAAAATGCTTCATGGATGCTCAAATCCTCCGGTAACAGCGGAACCGGAGACAGTGCTTCCACATCTTGGACGCTGAACGGAAAGTCAGTAGCCAGTGACACGGCGACTTCCCTCTCGCAGCAAATCAAAAACCTGGCCAGCAGTCAGGCCTTGCGCAAAGCCTCTGAGCTGAACAAGCCTGTTCACCGCTTTACGCTGAGCATATCGCTGGGTAAGGATGATTCCCAGCTGGTTTATCAGGGCTGGACGCTTAACGATGATCCAGATACCGTATGGATTGTACCGCCACAAAGTAACTGGGCTTATGGTCTGTCAGTATCTGACGTGAACCGTGCTGAACAGAATGGACACGACCAAGCTCAGACTGGAAAATAA
- a CDS encoding esterase/lipase family protein has translation MKKITVLMLIFMLSVTLVPVGAFAGSTTPQPPKDPAGSWAEGPPPNRVDPAKPALLFVHGLNSSAEVWTKNNNDMLHRARDAGYQTATINLYDTNGTSQDMWDNGKLLADKIKVISNHFGKKLIVIAHSKGGVDTQTALVYNGAAPYVQRVITLSSPHHGSQLADLAYSSWAGWLADIVGSQNPGTSTLQTSYMKYFRSKTDALSNATTIPFFTFAGDNWSDGTASYILGGLYLSTFGKNDGVVTVDNSKLPGGRVVKIGSWDHAKVRTGSYVFSLIQPYLQANTPALNQETEALSASSLTASAVQSTYNEIDNSYFIRGGDYNGKASETLTVENGVKSIDLDWISDKRVSKLELTKPDGTSEIINLKAGYDDDIFAGAWHHNAVIQNPKPGTYKLNVTVPDQGAYLLIARYQAVQVPELKYNLNAVGPKLNLKPQDAPDSVTQVTYQVQYYGDPQQGVTSASKGLTVQQKTVNPTGQIELSKADKPGIYSVTYEISGTTEAGYPYRRTAVQSIYIDADGNKYVD, from the coding sequence TTGAAAAAGATCACTGTTTTGATGCTCATTTTTATGTTATCCGTTACTCTTGTACCCGTCGGCGCTTTTGCAGGCTCCACTACCCCCCAACCCCCGAAAGATCCCGCCGGAAGCTGGGCAGAAGGCCCACCACCTAATCGCGTTGATCCTGCCAAACCTGCATTATTATTCGTACATGGTTTGAACAGTAGCGCTGAAGTCTGGACCAAAAATAATAACGACATGCTTCATCGCGCACGTGACGCCGGATACCAGACGGCCACCATTAATCTGTACGATACAAATGGTACATCCCAGGATATGTGGGACAATGGTAAGCTTTTAGCCGACAAAATCAAGGTCATCAGTAATCACTTTGGAAAAAAGCTCATTGTCATCGCCCACAGCAAAGGTGGAGTGGATACTCAAACCGCTCTCGTATATAACGGAGCTGCTCCTTATGTTCAACGTGTCATCACCCTTAGCAGTCCCCATCATGGCTCACAACTTGCAGATCTCGCCTACAGCAGCTGGGCCGGATGGCTGGCAGACATCGTCGGCTCACAAAATCCCGGTACCTCCACTTTACAAACATCTTATATGAAGTATTTCCGATCCAAGACCGATGCACTCAGCAACGCAACTACAATTCCATTCTTCACGTTTGCTGGTGATAACTGGTCTGACGGCACTGCTTCCTACATACTCGGCGGACTTTACCTCTCAACCTTTGGTAAAAATGATGGGGTGGTCACAGTCGACAACTCTAAGCTCCCCGGCGGACGTGTAGTTAAAATCGGATCTTGGGATCATGCCAAGGTTCGTACCGGTTCTTACGTCTTCTCCCTGATCCAACCCTACCTCCAAGCGAACACTCCAGCATTGAATCAGGAAACTGAAGCACTTTCAGCATCTTCCCTGACTGCTTCTGCTGTACAATCCACCTATAACGAGATCGATAATTCATACTTTATCCGAGGCGGCGATTATAATGGAAAAGCCTCAGAAACCCTCACTGTTGAAAATGGTGTCAAATCCATTGATCTGGACTGGATCAGCGATAAACGTGTGAGTAAGCTGGAACTAACCAAGCCTGACGGTACCAGTGAAATTATTAATCTGAAAGCAGGCTATGATGACGATATTTTCGCTGGTGCCTGGCATCATAACGCCGTCATTCAAAATCCAAAACCGGGCACCTATAAACTGAACGTCACGGTTCCTGATCAAGGAGCATATCTCCTGATTGCACGTTACCAGGCTGTTCAAGTTCCTGAGCTGAAATACAATCTGAATGCAGTGGGCCCGAAGCTAAACCTGAAACCACAGGATGCCCCGGACAGCGTTACACAAGTCACCTACCAAGTTCAATATTATGGTGATCCGCAGCAAGGAGTCACTTCTGCCTCCAAAGGTTTGACGGTACAGCAAAAAACCGTTAACCCTACCGGACAAATAGAGCTATCCAAAGCGGACAAGCCCGGCATCTATTCTGTAACCTATGAAATTAGCGGCACCACAGAGGCAGGTTATCCGTACCGGCGCACAGCTGTTCAATCCATCTATATTGATGCTGACGGCAATAAGTATGTTGACTAA
- a CDS encoding YhcN/YlaJ family sporulation lipoprotein codes for MPGTKKVISFTISAALLASMAALTGCGNGDHNVRTNSTRYNAQSTHHMDGVNRNGMDGVNRYGVKSNGMDGMSLNENGNRTGHPVRNLQVDRSLSKRISEMPDVKSATVLVGERHAYVAVSLKDQANGTGVGAPSIDGTPSIDGTPGANSIGRNGNVPSVNGVNGTRGNRTTDTTTPGMTDNGVAGNGLTGNGTPARRDDGLFGTMGTGSYGMLRGLTDNNRGDNGNTTIEGARTAYEPSDAVKSRIANKVKQFAPSIEQVHVSANPDFVEQATDFTHSVQNGHPIRGLSNEMVDVIERVFPTSAADTNRPMENTAPTRPQNHTPAPMNHR; via the coding sequence ATGCCAGGAACTAAGAAGGTCATCAGTTTTACGATTTCTGCTGCTTTACTCGCCAGTATGGCTGCTTTGACCGGGTGCGGAAATGGCGATCATAACGTTCGTACGAACAGTACACGCTATAACGCGCAAAGCACACATCATATGGATGGTGTGAACCGTAATGGTATGGATGGTGTGAATCGTTATGGGGTTAAGTCCAATGGTATGGACGGGATGTCATTGAATGAAAATGGCAACCGAACCGGACATCCAGTCCGTAATCTGCAAGTCGATCGCAGTTTGTCCAAACGTATATCTGAGATGCCGGATGTAAAGTCTGCGACAGTGCTGGTCGGTGAACGACATGCCTATGTAGCCGTTTCCTTGAAAGACCAAGCCAACGGAACAGGTGTCGGTGCTCCAAGTATTGACGGTACTCCAAGTATTGATGGTACTCCAGGTGCTAATAGTATTGGACGTAACGGTAATGTACCGAGTGTGAATGGCGTTAATGGCACTAGAGGAAACCGTACTACGGATACTACGACGCCTGGAATGACAGACAATGGAGTTGCCGGAAATGGACTTACCGGGAATGGAACACCTGCGCGTCGTGATGACGGTTTATTCGGTACGATGGGTACAGGCTCGTACGGTATGTTGCGTGGCTTGACGGACAACAATCGCGGAGATAACGGAAACACCACAATCGAGGGAGCAAGAACTGCATATGAACCAAGTGATGCAGTCAAGAGCCGTATCGCGAATAAAGTTAAGCAATTTGCACCTTCGATTGAACAGGTACATGTATCCGCTAACCCGGACTTTGTCGAACAAGCCACTGACTTTACACACAGTGTGCAAAACGGTCATCCGATTAGAGGCTTGAGCAATGAAATGGTGGATGTGATTGAACGTGTATTCCCGACCTCGGCGGCTGATACAAACCGTCCAATGGAAAATACAGCACCCACACGTCCACAAAATCATACGCCCGCGCCGATGAATCATCGCTAA
- a CDS encoding helix-turn-helix domain-containing protein translates to MLKLVRSGDQEAMYRILQLFEEDIQKTSRYIRMSREDAVQSIVTDFIEELRQELKTVKSGQWI, encoded by the coding sequence TTGCTAAAATTAGTACGAAGTGGAGATCAGGAGGCCATGTATAGGATACTTCAATTGTTCGAGGAAGACATTCAAAAGACCAGTCGGTATATCCGTATGTCCCGTGAAGATGCTGTCCAAAGCATTGTGACTGATTTTATAGAAGAACTGCGACAAGAGTTAAAGACAGTAAAAAGTGGACAATGGATATAG
- a CDS encoding YvrJ family protein, which yields MDDALSLVTNVGFPAGLCFILLRHILHTMEEKLDKLDLSLHELIQVIQELNDTNNSSSKSSKPDE from the coding sequence ATGGATGATGCTCTTTCTCTGGTTACCAACGTAGGCTTTCCGGCTGGACTTTGTTTTATTTTGTTGCGGCACATCCTGCACACGATGGAGGAAAAGCTGGACAAGCTGGATCTCTCACTTCATGAGCTGATTCAGGTTATCCAAGAATTAAACGACACTAACAATTCTTCTTCCAAAAGCAGCAAACCTGACGAGTAA
- a CDS encoding ABC transporter ATP-binding protein, which produces MLKVQQVSKWYEGNRGVHKLDFEMQRGEIVGFLGPNGAGKTTTMRMITGYLQPNEGVITIDGIPIQDKGRQARSKIGYLPETPPLYEDMSVRSYLKFVASIRDVPAREQKLRISEMMSRLGLNGREKQLVRSLSKGYKQRLGLAGAIIHNPDLLVLDEPTSGLDPNQILEIRQLIQEIGENHTVLLSTHILPEVDALCNRVLIIHEGKLVMDGRPDALGGSMEDGFKVKVEVRGKREQVLDVLRTWGKVEVESMAATQPPANTKLTAAEPDMTELLLTGASGEDFREELFYVLSDAKLPILEMKKESLSLENIFQQLTTRETEESQVSDPAVQDLHSSENAAPTAITVEHGDAASGDDKAEEDKDTGGNRS; this is translated from the coding sequence GTGCTCAAAGTGCAGCAGGTGAGCAAGTGGTATGAGGGCAACCGGGGTGTACATAAGCTGGATTTTGAAATGCAGCGCGGTGAAATTGTTGGTTTCCTGGGGCCGAATGGTGCGGGTAAAACGACGACGATGCGCATGATTACAGGGTATCTTCAACCCAACGAGGGAGTGATTACGATTGATGGTATCCCGATTCAGGATAAGGGCAGACAGGCCCGTTCCAAAATCGGTTATCTGCCGGAGACTCCCCCTTTGTATGAGGATATGTCCGTAAGATCCTATTTGAAGTTTGTAGCTAGTATTCGGGACGTGCCTGCGAGAGAGCAGAAGCTGCGTATTTCGGAGATGATGTCCAGGCTAGGACTGAATGGGCGGGAAAAACAATTAGTCCGCAGTTTGTCCAAAGGGTATAAACAGCGCTTGGGACTGGCAGGTGCGATTATTCATAACCCGGATTTACTGGTACTGGATGAACCGACTTCGGGTTTGGACCCCAATCAGATTTTGGAGATTCGTCAGCTCATTCAGGAAATTGGCGAAAATCATACGGTATTGCTTAGCACGCATATATTGCCTGAGGTGGATGCGTTGTGCAATCGTGTTCTCATCATTCATGAAGGGAAACTGGTCATGGATGGGCGCCCTGACGCGCTCGGCGGTTCGATGGAAGATGGATTCAAGGTGAAGGTGGAGGTCAGAGGGAAGCGTGAGCAGGTGCTGGATGTCCTGCGTACTTGGGGAAAAGTAGAGGTTGAATCTATGGCGGCCACGCAGCCTCCAGCGAACACGAAGCTGACTGCCGCAGAGCCAGATATGACCGAATTGCTACTCACAGGAGCCTCCGGTGAGGATTTTCGCGAAGAACTATTTTATGTGCTGTCTGATGCGAAGCTTCCGATTTTGGAGATGAAAAAAGAAAGCCTTAGCTTGGAAAATATCTTCCAGCAGTTAACGACCCGCGAGACGGAAGAAAGTCAGGTCAGCGATCCAGCAGTACAAGATCTACATTCCTCGGAGAATGCAGCCCCTACGGCTATCACGGTGGAGCATGGAGATGCTGCATCCGGCGACGATAAGGCTGAAGAAGATAAGGATACAGGAGGTAATCGGTCATGA
- a CDS encoding GldG family protein encodes MKKWLGHTNSVVLSIAAVGIFILLTLFLRSLGGFQLDLTAGKQYTLSDQTLTTIQGVKEDVRLIAFTVSTSQNQKLNRDVTDMLNEYAKRNNKLKVEQYDLNQEPLLAKQYGVTSASIVLVQGEKKRVIDIGSLFTQAQGSGEGAYQFTGEEKLTSGLLGLSSTRQGKVVFLTGHEEIPLSQMTELSSSLSQDNVKTEEVQLNQAGSVPKDTSVLAIVGPERDISATELKSIRTYLNDGGKLFMALGFHPNMGSDWKNLDALAADYGVKDTHAIVVDQEQTNTLGPLWTVPTFGSHAITDKLAASNLYPVLSLSIALQAGEQKDWKTTLLMKSSAASYGETNIQGLLNNETEKDDKDPQGPLNLGYAVEGKEGKPKAVILGTSALLSDTEISTGGNRDFVLNSLNYVQEHSDGLTIRPRQEQDYKVAYLTPAQAKTILTISVIGLPLLFAVIGILLWWRRRRA; translated from the coding sequence ATGAAAAAATGGCTGGGTCATACCAATAGTGTGGTACTATCGATTGCTGCTGTAGGGATTTTTATTTTATTGACGTTATTTCTGCGGTCGTTGGGTGGCTTTCAACTGGATCTGACGGCAGGCAAGCAGTATACGCTGTCTGACCAAACGTTGACGACCATCCAAGGTGTAAAGGAAGACGTACGGCTCATTGCTTTTACCGTATCTACTTCACAAAATCAGAAGCTGAACCGGGATGTTACGGACATGCTGAATGAATATGCCAAGCGTAACAACAAGCTCAAGGTCGAACAATACGATCTGAATCAGGAACCGTTACTGGCCAAGCAATATGGTGTTACTTCAGCATCTATTGTGTTGGTGCAGGGGGAGAAGAAGCGGGTTATAGATATTGGGAGTCTATTTACGCAAGCTCAGGGGAGTGGTGAAGGGGCATACCAATTTACCGGGGAAGAAAAGCTGACTAGTGGACTGCTGGGATTATCATCTACCCGTCAAGGGAAAGTGGTCTTTCTAACTGGACATGAGGAAATCCCATTGTCCCAAATGACTGAATTAAGCAGCTCACTGTCACAAGATAATGTGAAAACAGAGGAAGTTCAGCTTAATCAGGCGGGTAGCGTGCCCAAAGATACGTCTGTATTGGCTATTGTCGGACCAGAACGTGATATCAGTGCAACGGAACTGAAGAGTATTCGTACGTATCTGAATGATGGAGGAAAGCTTTTTATGGCACTAGGCTTTCACCCGAACATGGGGTCCGATTGGAAAAACCTTGATGCATTAGCAGCTGATTATGGAGTGAAGGACACTCATGCCATCGTGGTGGATCAGGAACAGACGAATACACTTGGACCTCTATGGACGGTTCCTACCTTCGGCAGTCATGCGATCACCGATAAGTTGGCGGCTTCCAATCTGTACCCGGTTCTTTCACTGTCTATTGCTTTGCAGGCAGGAGAGCAGAAGGATTGGAAGACGACGCTTTTGATGAAATCTTCTGCAGCCAGCTATGGTGAAACGAATATCCAAGGACTGCTGAACAACGAAACGGAGAAGGATGACAAGGACCCGCAGGGGCCGCTGAATCTCGGTTATGCGGTAGAAGGGAAAGAAGGCAAGCCCAAAGCCGTTATTCTCGGAACGTCCGCCCTCTTAAGCGACACTGAGATCAGCACAGGAGGCAATCGAGACTTTGTGCTGAACAGTCTGAATTATGTGCAGGAACACTCTGATGGACTCACCATTCGTCCTCGTCAGGAGCAGGATTATAAGGTAGCTTACTTGACTCCTGCACAAGCGAAAACGATATTGACCATATCTGTCATCGGATTGCCGTTGCTGTTCGCGGTCATCGGAATCTTATTATGGTGGAGGCGAAGAAGAGCATGA
- a CDS encoding ABC transporter permease, translating into MRRLFAVCQKELQAYLWTPTTYFALAVYMLLTGLLFYTNFVMYQPSILDYRLVLGDTLSMLVFVVPLLTMRLVAEEFRQGTDELLLTSPVSVTEMIVGKFLASLGMLLILVLCSLAYPVVMSFYGSLDWTLVFTSVIGLFMLGAAMMAIGLFASTLSQHQMMSSVVGFIILLVFWMLDSFGGQTGASAAVQQWLEPFSLTARFDSFTKGLLNGADVMYYVTVAVLFLLFSIQVVERKRWR; encoded by the coding sequence ATGAGGCGTTTGTTCGCGGTCTGTCAAAAAGAGCTGCAAGCCTATCTGTGGACACCAACGACCTATTTTGCACTTGCAGTGTACATGCTGCTGACGGGTTTACTTTTTTATACAAATTTTGTTATGTATCAGCCTAGCATTCTGGACTATCGGCTGGTACTCGGTGACACCTTGTCCATGCTGGTGTTCGTCGTCCCATTACTCACGATGAGGCTGGTTGCGGAGGAATTCAGGCAAGGTACGGATGAACTGCTGCTTACCTCCCCTGTGAGTGTGACGGAAATGATCGTGGGTAAATTTTTGGCGTCGCTGGGCATGTTGCTCATATTAGTGCTGTGCAGTCTAGCGTATCCGGTCGTGATGTCCTTTTATGGGTCGCTGGATTGGACACTGGTATTTACATCTGTGATCGGTCTATTTATGCTTGGCGCAGCCATGATGGCGATCGGCTTATTCGCTTCGACGCTTTCACAGCATCAGATGATGTCGTCGGTCGTCGGTTTTATTATTTTACTTGTGTTCTGGATGCTGGATTCGTTTGGTGGACAGACGGGTGCATCTGCGGCGGTGCAGCAATGGCTGGAACCTTTTTCACTAACCGCACGGTTTGACAGTTTCACCAAAGGATTGCTGAATGGAGCTGATGTGATGTACTACGTGACGGTGGCGGTGCTCTTTTTGCTGTTCAGCATCCAAGTGGTTGAACGGAAACGGTGGAGGTAA